The candidate division WOR-3 bacterium DNA window CTGACTGCCGTGCTGACTTTATTTACGTTCTGTCCTCCGGGGCCGGAGCTTCTGAAAAAATCGAGTTTTAAGTCTTTCTCGACTATCTCGACTTCAATTTTGTCGTCGACAAGCGGATAAACGAAAACGGAAACGAAAGAAGTGTGTCGTCTGTGGTTCGCGTCAAAAGGGGATATCCTTACAAGTCTGTGAATTCCCCTCTCGCATTTAATGAATCCGTATGCACTTTCGTGATCTATTTCTATGGTCACGTCTTTTATACCCGCTTCTTCACCTTCTTGAATATCAACTATTTTGTATTTCCACTCATGTCTTTCCAGATATTTGATGTACATTTTCATAAGCAAACCCGCCCAGTCGCACGACTCTGTGCCTCCGGCTCCAGGATGGACGGTCAGTATGGCTCCGAGCTGGTCTTCTTCGCCGTTCAGCGCGTTTTCCATTTCAATTTCGCTTATCTCATCTTCCGCCTTCCCGATCTCCAGGGAAATCTCGTCAAGATCTTCATCCGAAACAGATTCGGTGAGTTCCAG harbors:
- the prfB gene encoding peptide chain release factor 2 encodes the protein MSRRKENITEVQKKLLEPGVWNDLHNARELSKKLNSDEKVVGRFEKVTVDLETLLELTESVSDEDLDEISLEIGKAEDEISEIEMENALNGEEDQLGAILTVHPGAGGTESCDWAGLLMKMYIKYLERHEWKYKIVDIQEGEEAGIKDVTIEIDHESAYGFIKCERGIHRLVRISPFDANHRRHTSFVSVFVYPLVDDKIEVEIVEKDLKLDFFRSSGPGGQNVNKVSTAVRITHVPTGIIVQSQSERSQILNRQNAMKILKSRIYQKMLEEEQKKKSVLENQKTDIAWGHQIRSYVFTPYTQVKDHRTGHETSDVQKVMEGEIDAFIRSYLLYSGEKNISGEKK